In Deinobacterium chartae, the genomic stretch CGACTCTGCGTACATCTCGTTTCGCAACGCGGTGGACAAGGACGCCAGAAACGCCGAAGCCCTGCTGTACCTGGGCCGTACCCAGACCAAGCTCAAACTCTACCAGGCCGCCATCGAGAGCCTGCGCAAGCTGACTCAGATGGACAACCGCAACATCAGCGCCTACGTGGCCCTCGCTCAGGCCTACAGCGCCGAGTACGCGGCCAGCAGCGACCGCAATCTGGTATCGGGCAACCTGGATCTGGCTCTCAAAGTGCTGCAAGACGCCGAGAACGTCAACCCCCGGGCCGCCGAGGTGTTCAACGAACGTGCGCTGGTGTACTACCGCAAGGGCGACGTCAGCCGCGCGCTCGAGGCCTCGAAGCGCGCCGCTCAGCTCGCTCCGGAAAACTCGGTGGTCTTGTACACCCTGGGTGACCTGTACTACCGCAGCGGCAACGCTCCGGCAGCCATCGAAACCCTCGAGCGTGCCGTGGTCGCCGATCCGCGCGACGCCATCACCCGCGCCTTCTACGGCAAGCTGCTGATGCTCTCGGGCAACAGCCGCGAAGCCAAACTCGAGCTGGCCCAGGCGGTCAAGATCGCGCCCCGCAGCGCTTACGTCGTCGGTCAGTACGGCGTGGTGCTGTACCTGAGCAAGGAAACCGCCGCCGCCCGCGCCAACCTCGAGAAGGCCGTGCAGCTCGACCCGCTGCGCTACCCGGAGTTCTACTACTACCTCGGCCGCCTGCACCTCGAGGCCGGCAACGCCAAGGAGGCGCGCGCCAACCTCACCAAGGCCGTCACGCTCGACGGCGGCGAGCCGCAGTACCGCTACTACTTCGGCCGCTCCCTCGAGGCCAACGGCGACCGCGGTAACGCCCGGGTGCAGTACAACGAGGCCATCAAGCTCAACCCGAACTACAAAGAAGCCCGCGACGCGCTCGACCGGCTGAAATAAGTTCCAGCGCGCGGCGCGGCGAGCAGGTTCTCCCTGCTCGCCGCGCTCTGTTGTTCCGGGACGTCGCTAGCGCGGGTTACACGACCATCCCCAGGCCGGATACCACGCGCATCCCCAGGGTCTGCCCAAGTGATCGGTGAAGGGGCAGCGGGCGTAGATTCCGTAGTTGCGGCGTTTCGCGCCGCTTGGGGGTTTGGTGTGGGCCCGGGCGGGGGTGAGGGCGGCGAGCAGCACCGCTGCCGCGTGCCGGTAAGGCAAGCTGAGCTTGGGCAGGGCGGAACACTCCTTTGGCAAAGAGGCCGAATGGAGCGAAGCTCGGTCAAGGCGTAACAGGTCATGGTGAATCCCGGCCGAAACCCAGCGGGTGCCCTGTACCCACCTGAACCGATGTGATACTATTTTTCGGGCGCTTTTGCGCCCAGGGTCTCATGTGGCTCCGACAACCCCACCGGGCTGAGAGTGTCCCGCGACGGGTGGCCGCAGCAGACCGCAAATTCACCGTATAACGCTCTCACGGAGGAATCCATGTCGTACATCGGAATGAAGCAACTGCTCGAGGCGGGCGTGCACTTCGGCCACGAGACCAAGCGTTGGAACCCCAAGTTCAAGCGCTTCATCTTTGCCGAGCGCAACGGTATTTTCATCATCGACCTGCAAAAGACCCTCAAGCAGATTGATCGCTCCTTCGATTACGTCAAGAACATCGCCGAGCGTGGCGGTGTGATCCTGTTCGTCGGCACCAAGAAGCAGGCGCAGGAAATCGTGGAACTCGAGGCGCGCCGCAGCGGCATGCCTTTTGTCACCCAGCGCTGGCTCGGCGGCATGCTCACCAACTTCCGCACCATCCGCACCCGCATCGACCGTCTGGCCGAGCTGGACGAGATGATCGAAACCGGCACCATCAACGATCGTCCCAAGGCCGAGCGCATCCTGCTGCAAAGCGAGCGCGAGCGCCTCGAGCGCTACGTGGGCGGCATCCGCAACATGACCCGCCTGCCCGACGCGATCTTCGTGGTGGACCCCACCAAGGAAGTCATCGCGGTGCAAGAAGCCAACAAGCTCGGTATCCCGGTGGTGGCCCTGGCCGACACCGACTCGGATCCGGACGTGATTGACTACATCGTCCCCGGCAACGACGACGCCATCCGCTCGATCCAGCTGATCACCCACCGCATCGGCGACATCATCGTCGAGGCGCGCGGCGGCGGCGAGGACGTCAGCAGCGAGGTTGCCCCGGCTGCCGAAGCGGGCGAGGCCGAGGCCGTCGAAGGCGAAGCCGTTACCGAAGCCTGACCGTTTTACGCCAGAGTCAGGCCAGCCTGCAAGCAGGACCTGCTCTGGCGGTTTGGTGTAAAGCCGTTTTCAGAAATCTGTAAAAGGAGACGAGACATGCTCGATTCGATCAAGAAGCTGCGCGAGATGACCGGCGCTGGCATGATGGACGTCAAGAAGGCCCTGAACGACGCCCAGGGTGACGAGGAGAAAGCGGTCGCGCTGCTGCGCGAGCGCGGCATCGTGAAGGCCGCCAAGAAGGCGGACCGCGAGGCCAAGGAGGGTCTGGTGGCCTTCCGCGTGTCCGAGGACGGCAAGCGTGGCGCCCTGGTCGAGGTGAACAGCGAGACCGACTTCGTGGCCCGCAACTCGGACTTCCAGGCCCTGGTGGCCTCGCTGGCCGAAGCTGCCCTCAAAGCCGGCACCGAGGACCTCGAGGCGTTCCGCAGCGTCAAGCTGGAGAACGGCGAGGACGTGGACACCGCTGTGAAGGCCGCTGCCGGCAAGATCGGCGAGAACCTGGTGCTGAGCCGCGTTGCTTTCGTCGAGACCGACGGCGTGGTCGCCGGTTACGTGCACAGCAACGGCAAGATCGGCTCGCTGGTCGGCCTGAGCGGCCTCAGCGGTGACGAGGCGGCCACCGTCGCCAAGGACATTGCGCTGCACGTCGCGGCCGAGCGTCCCCGTTACCTCAGCCGTGAGGAAGTGGAGTCGGACGCCATCGAGAAAGAGCGCGAGATCCTGACCAACAAGGCCCTCAACGAGGGTAAGCCGGCCAACATCGTCGAGAAGATCGTGGCGGGCCAGATCTCCAAGTTCTACGAGGAGACCGTGCTGGTCGAGCAGAAGTTCGTCAAGGACAACGCGGTGACCGTGGGCAGCCTGGTCAAGGGCGGCTCGATCGCCCGCTTCGTCCGTTTCGAAATCGGCGGCTAAGCAAACAGCAGGGGTTGAGGCGGGCGGTGCCCGCCTCAACCCCTGTAAGCACAGCGTAGAGTGACAGGAAAGTGTGCATCATCCAGGAGCATCGGCAGGCCTCAGGGCCGCGCACGATGCCGGGCAGGAAAGCCCAGGAGGGAAAATGAGTTACCGACGCGTGCTGCTCAAGCTGTCCGGTGAGTTTCTGGCAGGAGAAGGTGGTTTCGGCATTCTGCCCGAGGCCACGCAGGCGCTGGCGCAGCAGATCAAGGACGCCAAGGATGCGACCAACGTGGAACTCGCGGTGGTCGTGGGCGCAGGCAACCTGTGGCGCGGCACCCGCAACGGCGTGGGCATGGACCCTGCCACGGCCGATTACATGGGCATGCTGGCTACGGTGATGAACGCCATGGCCCTGCAAGACGCCCTCGAGCGGCTGGGAACGCCTACCCGGGTGCAGAGTGCTATCCACATGAGCGAGGTGGCCGAGCCCTACATCCGCCGCCGCGCCATCCGGCACCTCGAGAAGGGGCGCGTGGTGATCTTCGGCGGCGGTACCGGCAACCCGTTTTTCACCACCGACACCACCGCCACGCTGCGCGCGCTCGAGATCGGCGCCGAGGTGGTGCTGATGGCCAAGAACAAGGTGGACGGCGTCTATGACGCGGACCCGCGCACCAACCCGAACGCCACGCGCATCGACGCGATCTCGCACATGGAGATCGTCTCGCGGGGCCTCGAGGTGATGGACGCCACCGCGCTCACGCTGTGCCGCGACAAGGGCCTGCCGCTGGTCGTGTTCGACATCTTCACGCCCGGTAACCTGGCGCGTCTGCTGGCCGGCGAGAAGGTCGGAACCTTCATCTCCACCGGGTCTTAACAGCGGCTTTCCTGGGATTTTCCCGGAGCCTGCCGCCGGGTTCTGGCGGCCACATCCGGCCCAGGATGGTTTAAGCTCGCGTTAAGAATCTTCGAGTCCGCAAGTTCGGGCTGATAAGCTTCTAGGCGACGCCTGCAACGGCGGGGGCGGGCTTTTTGGATACCGCTCCTCCGTCTGCCACAGGAGGCGAATATGAAAGAGATCTATCAAGACGCGCGTACGCGCATGAGCAAGGCCATTGACTCCTTCGAGAGCAACCTGGCGGTGCTGCGCACCGGCCGCGCCCACCCGGGCATCCTCAAGAAGATCACGGTCGAGTACTACGGCTCCACGGTACCGCTCGAGCAGGTGGCTTCGATCACCACGCCCGACGCTCGCACCCTGCTGGTAACCCCCTGGGACCGTGGTGCCCTGCAGCCCATCGAGAAGGCGATCCGTGACTCGGACCTGGGTCTGAACCCGAACAACAAGGGCGACGCCATCTTCATCTCGGTGCCGGCCCTCAACGAGGAGCGCCGCCGCGAACTGGTGAAAAACGCCAAATCCTACGCCGAAGAAGCCCGCGTGGCGATCCGCAACGTGCGCCGTGACGCGCTGGCCGAGGTGGGCAAGCAGTCCAAGACCGTGGGCGAGGACGAGGTCAAACGCGCCGAAGCCGAGGTTCAGAAGATCACCGACGAGTACATCAAGAAGGTGGACGAGATCCTCGAGCGCAAGGAACAGGACATCCTCCACTGAAGCAGGTGTGTGCCAGCACCCGGCCCACTGGGCCGGGTGCCTCGAGGTAAGGCGTGGAAACACTGCGTTCCCGGTTTGTTTCCGCGTTTATCGCCTTCTTGCTGATCCTGGTGGTGCTGTGGGTCGGCCTCCCGCTGATGCTGCCGGTCCTGCTGTTCGCCGGTTGGCTGGGGGTGCGCGAGTACGTCGGGATGGTGCGCGGGGCGGACATCGACGTGCGCCGCAAGGCGCTGCTGCTGTTCAGCGTGCTGATCATCGTCGCCTCGTATCCGAACCTGCCCGAGGTGCCCTGGATCGGCGGTTCATGGCGCGAGGTGGTCCTCACGGCCGCGCTGTTCTACCTTTTGATCCTCGAGGTGGTTCGTCCGGGCGAACGCCCGCTCGAGCGCATCGTGTACAGCGGCTTTGGACTGCTGTACGTGCCGTGGCTGCTGGGGTATTTCCTGCAGCTGCGCGCCACGCCCAACCTCGAAGACGGCTTCGGCTACCTGCTGCTGCCCCTGATGGCCGCTTTTGCCACCGACGTGGGCGGGTTTTTCTTCGGCAAGCTGTTCGGTCGCCGCAAGCTGGCCCCCGAGGTCTCTCCGGCCAAGACGGTAGAAGGTGCTATGGGCGGGCTGGTGTTCTCGTTCGTGATGGTCTTCCTGGTCGGGCGGGTCCTCGAGGGTTTCTTGTTCAACCTCAACGTCTACGACGCGCTGCTGTACAGCCTGATGGTCTCGTCGGCCGCGCAGCTCGGTGATCTGGCCGAGAGCATCATCAAACGCTCGCTGGGGGCCAAGGACTCGGGGCAGTTCCTGCCCGGGCACGGCGGTATTTTGGACCGCCTGGACTCGCTGCTGTTCGCGGTGCCGATCTCGTATTTTTTCGTGACCATCGTGGCGGGGCGCTGAAAGCAGCTCGGCTTGCCCGTTTTCGGGCAGAGCGTGGCGGGTTCGGTCGCGCGGGTACCGGCTTGCTTCGGCGACCCGCCGCGCACCGAACACCCGCCGCTGAAAACGGGTCGGCTCCATTCGTGCCTCCTCTCCCACACCCTCTACGCTGAACCCGGCATAGTAAAGGCGTGGATTTACCCGGTTGTGCCCGGCCCCTTGCGGGTGAAACAGTAAGGCCCGGAGGCATGCGTTGACATCGATCAGTATTCTCGGCTCCACCGGCTCTATCGGTACCCAGTCCCTCGAGGTCGCCCGCGCGCGCGGTTACGCGGTCACGGCACTGGCTGCCGGAGTGAACCTTGACCTGCTCGAGGCTCAGGTGCGCGAATTCCGGCCCCGGCTGGTCAGCGTCGCTCCGCCCTACCTCGAGCGGGCGCGGGCGCGCCTCGAGGGTTCGGGTGCCAGGGTCACCGATGACCCCTGCGAGGTCGCGCGCGCCGGAGCCGACGTGGTGGTGGGTGCGATTCCGGGGCTGGCCGGACTTGCCCCTACCCGCGCGGCCCTCGAGGCCGGAACCCCGGTGGCCCTGGCCAACAAGGAGAGCATGGTGGTGGCCGGACCGCTGGTGTGGGAACTCGCGGCGCGCACGGGCGCGCGCATCACCCCGGTGGACAGCGAGCACAGCGCCCTGTTTCAGTGCCTGGTCGGGGAGGACCCGGCAGACGTTCTCGAGCTGATCGTGACCGCCTCGGGCGGCCCGTTCCGCTTAGAGCCCGCAGATCTGGCGCAGGTGACGCCGGCCATGGCCCTGCGGCACCCCACCTGGACCATGGGTTCCAAGGTCACCATCGACTCCTCGACGCTGATGAACAAGGGCCTCGAGGTGCTCGAGGCGCACTTTCTCTACGGCCTGCCCCTGGAGCGCGTCAAGGTGCTGGTGCACCCGCAGAGCGTCATTCACGCGCTGGTGCGCTTTCAAGACGGTAACCTCAAGGCCCATCTGGGGCCGCCGGACATGCGGTTGCCGATTCAGTACGGCATCGACTCGGCCGCGCGCGGCATGCGCTACCCGGGCGATGTGCAGCAGGCGCGGCGCGCCCCGGGGCCGCACACCGACTACCCGCTGGCCCGCACCCTCGAGCTGTTCGAGCCGGACTTCGCACGTTTTCCCTGCCTGGAACTCGCTTACGAGGCCGGACGGCGCGGCGGGCTGGCTCCGGCGGTCCTCAACGCCGCCGACGAGGTGGCGGTCGCGGCTTTTCTCGAGGAACGCATCCGCTATACCGACATCGCGCGCCTGATCGAACGGGCCCTCGAGGAGGCCCCGGACGGTAAGCTGTCCTGGGAAGGCATCGAGCAGGTGGACGCCTGGACCCGGGCGCGCGTGGGAGAGATGATATGAGCATACTGATCTGGCTGCTGATCCTGATGGTCGCGGTGGTGCTGCACGAACTGGGGCACTACGGGATCGCGCGGCTGAACCGCGTGGCGGTCAAGGCCTTCTCGGTGGGAATGGGGCCGATTTTGGCCCGCGTGCGCCGGGGCGGAACCGAGTGGCGTCTGTCGCTGCTGCCGATCGGCGGCTACGTGGAGATCGACGGCATGGCGCCCGAGATCGACGAGCGCGGCGGCCTGCGCCCGCCCAGCCACGGCTTCGCCCGCCTGCGCACGCGCGGCAAGGTGGCGATTTTACTGGCCGGTCCGGTCATGAACGTCTTGCTGGCGATCGTGTTGCTGGCCGGAGTGTACAGCGCGCAGGGCATTCGCGAGGTGCAGGTCAGGCCCGACCGGCTGGCGTTGCAGTCGGTGGTGCAGGGCAGCCCGGCCGAGCGGGCCGGTTTCCGCGCAGGAGACCTGATCATCGCGGTGGACGGACGTGACCTGCCCGACCAGGACGTGGTAGACGGACGACCCCGCCCGGGTTTTGCGCAGGCCATCGACGCCCTCAAGCGCGGCGGTGAGCACACCTTCCGCGTCATCCGGGACGGTCGGGAGCAGGACATCACCTTCAGCTTCAACGCGCGTCCCGGTGAGCTGTTCGGGATCTCGTACTCCCCGAGCGGTCAGGTGATCACCACCACCCGTCCGGTCGCGAATTACGGGGCCGGGTTGCTCGAGGCGAGCCGCTTTGCCATCACCGCGGTCCCGCAGGCGGTGAGCGGTTTTGGCACGGCGGTGGTCAGCATTCTGCGCAATCCCTTCGAGCCCTCGGACCAAGTGGCCGGTCCGGTCACCCAGGTGCGTATCGCCGAGCAGGTGGCGCGCAGCGGCATCTGGGACGTGCTGTATTTTGCCGCGATCATCAACCTGTCGCTGGGAATCCTCAATCTGCTGCCGATTCCGTCGCTGGACGGCGGACGCATCCTGTTCGCGCTGATCGAGCGCGTTCGTGGCAAGCCGTTCCGGCCCGAGCAGGAGGGGATGGTCAACTGGCTGGGCTTCGCCTTCGTGATCCTGCTGATGGTCTTCGTGATCATCGGTGACGTCAGCCGCCTGGGGCGATAAAGTGAAAGCGATGGGTGCAAGCACTCTGGACGCGGCCGTGATCATTCCGGCCTACAACGAGCAGGAGACCGTGGGCCGGGTGGTCGAGGCCGCGCGGGTACTGAACGTTCCGGTCGTGGTGGTCAGCGACGGCTCGAAGGATAAGACCGCCGAGGTGGCCCGCGCGGCCGGAGCTCAGGTGGTGGACTTGAGCCCCAACCGGGGCAAGGGCGGGGCCATCGCGGCGGGCCTCGAGGCGACCGACGCCACCTTCGTGCTGCTGCTCGACGCCGACTTGGTGGGGCTCACCCGCGAACACCTCGAGAGCCTGCTGCTGCCGGTCGTGCGCGGCGAACTGGACATGACCATCGGCGTGTTCCGCTCGGGCGGCCTGCTCACCGACTTCGGCAACCGCGCGACTCCGCACCTCAGCGGGCAGCGCGCCTGCCGCCGCGAGTGGCTGCAGGCGGTGCCGCACCTTGCCGAGGAGCGCTGGCCCGAACCGGCCATCACCGAGCACCTGCGGCGCAGCGGGGCGAACTGGCGTTACGTGCCGCTGTTGCAGGTCTCGCAGGTGATGAAGGAGATCAAGCGCGGCTTCTGGTCCGGGCTCAAGCACCGCGCCAAGATGTACCGCGATCTGGTCAG encodes the following:
- a CDS encoding tetratricopeptide repeat protein yields the protein MLTLGLCALAPMVAAVLPSAHAQAAPTAQKSNLSAANYVVLGKYYYSNGQYDSAYISFRNAVDKDARNAEALLYLGRTQTKLKLYQAAIESLRKLTQMDNRNISAYVALAQAYSAEYAASSDRNLVSGNLDLALKVLQDAENVNPRAAEVFNERALVYYRKGDVSRALEASKRAAQLAPENSVVLYTLGDLYYRSGNAPAAIETLERAVVADPRDAITRAFYGKLLMLSGNSREAKLELAQAVKIAPRSAYVVGQYGVVLYLSKETAAARANLEKAVQLDPLRYPEFYYYLGRLHLEAGNAKEARANLTKAVTLDGGEPQYRYYFGRSLEANGDRGNARVQYNEAIKLNPNYKEARDALDRLK
- the rpsB gene encoding 30S ribosomal protein S2; its protein translation is MSYIGMKQLLEAGVHFGHETKRWNPKFKRFIFAERNGIFIIDLQKTLKQIDRSFDYVKNIAERGGVILFVGTKKQAQEIVELEARRSGMPFVTQRWLGGMLTNFRTIRTRIDRLAELDEMIETGTINDRPKAERILLQSERERLERYVGGIRNMTRLPDAIFVVDPTKEVIAVQEANKLGIPVVALADTDSDPDVIDYIVPGNDDAIRSIQLITHRIGDIIVEARGGGEDVSSEVAPAAEAGEAEAVEGEAVTEA
- the tsf gene encoding translation elongation factor Ts: MLDSIKKLREMTGAGMMDVKKALNDAQGDEEKAVALLRERGIVKAAKKADREAKEGLVAFRVSEDGKRGALVEVNSETDFVARNSDFQALVASLAEAALKAGTEDLEAFRSVKLENGEDVDTAVKAAAGKIGENLVLSRVAFVETDGVVAGYVHSNGKIGSLVGLSGLSGDEAATVAKDIALHVAAERPRYLSREEVESDAIEKEREILTNKALNEGKPANIVEKIVAGQISKFYEETVLVEQKFVKDNAVTVGSLVKGGSIARFVRFEIGG
- the pyrH gene encoding UMP kinase yields the protein MSYRRVLLKLSGEFLAGEGGFGILPEATQALAQQIKDAKDATNVELAVVVGAGNLWRGTRNGVGMDPATADYMGMLATVMNAMALQDALERLGTPTRVQSAIHMSEVAEPYIRRRAIRHLEKGRVVIFGGGTGNPFFTTDTTATLRALEIGAEVVLMAKNKVDGVYDADPRTNPNATRIDAISHMEIVSRGLEVMDATALTLCRDKGLPLVVFDIFTPGNLARLLAGEKVGTFISTGS
- the frr gene encoding ribosome recycling factor — protein: MKEIYQDARTRMSKAIDSFESNLAVLRTGRAHPGILKKITVEYYGSTVPLEQVASITTPDARTLLVTPWDRGALQPIEKAIRDSDLGLNPNNKGDAIFISVPALNEERRRELVKNAKSYAEEARVAIRNVRRDALAEVGKQSKTVGEDEVKRAEAEVQKITDEYIKKVDEILERKEQDILH
- a CDS encoding CDP-archaeol synthase, translating into METLRSRFVSAFIAFLLILVVLWVGLPLMLPVLLFAGWLGVREYVGMVRGADIDVRRKALLLFSVLIIVASYPNLPEVPWIGGSWREVVLTAALFYLLILEVVRPGERPLERIVYSGFGLLYVPWLLGYFLQLRATPNLEDGFGYLLLPLMAAFATDVGGFFFGKLFGRRKLAPEVSPAKTVEGAMGGLVFSFVMVFLVGRVLEGFLFNLNVYDALLYSLMVSSAAQLGDLAESIIKRSLGAKDSGQFLPGHGGILDRLDSLLFAVPISYFFVTIVAGR
- the dxr gene encoding 1-deoxy-D-xylulose-5-phosphate reductoisomerase, which gives rise to MTSISILGSTGSIGTQSLEVARARGYAVTALAAGVNLDLLEAQVREFRPRLVSVAPPYLERARARLEGSGARVTDDPCEVARAGADVVVGAIPGLAGLAPTRAALEAGTPVALANKESMVVAGPLVWELAARTGARITPVDSEHSALFQCLVGEDPADVLELIVTASGGPFRLEPADLAQVTPAMALRHPTWTMGSKVTIDSSTLMNKGLEVLEAHFLYGLPLERVKVLVHPQSVIHALVRFQDGNLKAHLGPPDMRLPIQYGIDSAARGMRYPGDVQQARRAPGPHTDYPLARTLELFEPDFARFPCLELAYEAGRRGGLAPAVLNAADEVAVAAFLEERIRYTDIARLIERALEEAPDGKLSWEGIEQVDAWTRARVGEMI
- a CDS encoding M50 family metallopeptidase produces the protein MSILIWLLILMVAVVLHELGHYGIARLNRVAVKAFSVGMGPILARVRRGGTEWRLSLLPIGGYVEIDGMAPEIDERGGLRPPSHGFARLRTRGKVAILLAGPVMNVLLAIVLLAGVYSAQGIREVQVRPDRLALQSVVQGSPAERAGFRAGDLIIAVDGRDLPDQDVVDGRPRPGFAQAIDALKRGGEHTFRVIRDGREQDITFSFNARPGELFGISYSPSGQVITTTRPVANYGAGLLEASRFAITAVPQAVSGFGTAVVSILRNPFEPSDQVAGPVTQVRIAEQVARSGIWDVLYFAAIINLSLGILNLLPIPSLDGGRILFALIERVRGKPFRPEQEGMVNWLGFAFVILLMVFVIIGDVSRLGR
- a CDS encoding glycosyltransferase family 2 protein, whose protein sequence is MGASTLDAAVIIPAYNEQETVGRVVEAARVLNVPVVVVSDGSKDKTAEVARAAGAQVVDLSPNRGKGGAIAAGLEATDATFVLLLDADLVGLTREHLESLLLPVVRGELDMTIGVFRSGGLLTDFGNRATPHLSGQRACRREWLQAVPHLAEERWPEPAITEHLRRSGANWRYVPLLQVSQVMKEIKRGFWSGLKHRAKMYRDLVSYRARRREPSES